The stretch of DNA CAGCATTTACGCCAGCAGCGGCGGAAGTTCTTTGTTGAGGGCCAGTTTTTCCATCACGGCCGTGCCGGTCAGGGCGTACCCCAGCAGGCGCCCGCTGGCGTCGCGGCACAGGGCCTTGATGTCGCCGCCCTGCCCTTCGACGCTCCACACGCCTTCGGTGCCCCGTGGCGGTGGCGAGACGACCAGCGGGCAGATCGGGGTTTTTACCGTGACGGGCATAGGGCCGTAGCTGACGGCCGTCGCGTTACCCGCCAGGGTCTGGGCCAGGGCGCGGGCGCAGCTCATCAGGGGCATCACGTACAGCAGGTTCAGGCCATCGACCTCGGCGCAGTCGCCCAGGGCGTAGATGTTGGCGTGGGAGGTCTTGAGGTGGCGGTCGACCATGATCCCGCGGTTGATCTGCAACCCGGCGGCGGCGGCCAGGTCGACACGCGGGCGCAGGCCGATAGCAGACACCACCAGGTCACACTGGATCACTTCGCCATCAGACAAGTGGGCTTCCAGGCCGTCAGCGGTGCGCTGCAGGCGATTGAGCACCGGGCCCAGGTGGAAACGCGCCCCCAGGCCTTCCAGACCGGCCTGCACCGCTGCGGCGGCTGCCGGGTGCAGCAGGGTCGGCATGACTTGCTCGCACGGCGCCACCAGGTCGATCTCGTAGCCGCCGAGGATCAGGTCGTTGGCGAACTCGCAGCCGATCAGCCCGGCCCCCAGCAACAGCACCCGGCGTTTTCCGGCCGCAGCGGCACGAAAGCGTGCGTAGTCTTCGAGGTCGTTGATCGGGAAAATCAGCTCGGCGGCGTCGCCCTGTACCGGCACCCGCACGGTTTCTGCGCCCCAGGCCAGGATCAGGTCGCGATAGGCCACCGCTTCCTCACCGATCCACAAGCGCTTGTGGCCCGGGTCGATGCCACTGATGCGGGTGTGGGTACGCACTTCGGCCTTCAGTTGCTCGGCCATGGCGCCCGGTTCCGCCATGCTCAGGCCGTCGGCTTCCTTGTTCTTGCCAAAGCCGGTGGAAAGCATGGGCTTGGAGTAGGAGCGCCCGTCATCTGCGGTGATCAGCAACAGCGGGGTTTCGCTATCGAGCTTGCGAAACTCCCGAGCCAGGTTGTAACCGGCCAACCCCGTGCCGACGATCACGACAGGTGCGTTCATTCCTTTCTCCTTGTAGTACGTTTCTTGAATTGCGATTTAAATCAGCAATCAGCCGATTTCGATCATTTCGAAATCCATTTTGCCCACGCCGCAGTCCGGGCACAGCCAGTCTTCAGGGACGTCCTGCCACAGGGTGCCCGGCGCGATGCCGTCATCCGGCCATCCGTCTTTCTCGTCGTAGATCAGGCCACAGACGACACATTGCCACTTCTTCATTACTTGTTTCCTCAGGTCCAGGCGCGTTGGCCGACGGTCGATAGATGCAACCTTGCCGTGCGGCTCAGGGCGTTTTGTACTGATCAGCAGGCGCAGATGCAAGCATGATCGACGCATGGGCCTGGCGCACTCCGGCAAAAGTCCAGGGCACCATGGTAAGCTCGCCGCCTCATTAACTGCCAATAATGACCCTCCGTGCCGCATTCAAACGCCCGTCCCGATGCTTGCCGATGGCTGACCCAGAGCCTTCTGAGCCCACTGCCTACGCCGCTGACACTCAACTGGCTGTTCGATGAAGGCTCGCTGACCCGGCGCCTGACGCGCCTGTCCGACGATGGCTTCAGCGTGACGCCGTTGTTCGAAGGCTGGCAGCCACTGCGAGACGACGAATGCGCCACCCTGGACTTGCCCGCCGCCAGCATCGGCTGGGTGCGCGAGGTGTATTTACGTGGCCATGGGAAGCCGTGGGTGTTTGCCCGCAGCGTGGCGGCCCGCAGCGCCTTGCAGGGCGACGGCTTGCACATGGACGAGTTGGGCAGCCGGTCTCTCGGGGAATTACTGTTTTGTGACCACGCCTTCACGCGCCAGGCCATCGAGGTGTGCCGCTACCCACGGGAATGGCTGCCCCCGGCGGACCAGGCCGATCACCTGTGGGCACGCCGCTCGCGCTTCGACCGCGGGCCGCTGAGCGTGCTGGTGGCCGAGATCTTCCTGCCCACCCTGTGGCAAGCCGTGCACGACCATCCGGAGCGTTTCTGATGTACCAGCGCCTGCTCAAATCCCTGAATCACCTGAACCCAAGGGCCTGGGACTTCATCCAGTTGACGCGCATGGACAAGCCCATCGGCATTTACCTGCTGCTATGGCCCACGCTGTGGGCGCTGTGGATTGCTGGCAAGGGTTCGCCATCGCTGCTCAATATCCTGATCTTCGTGCTCGGCGTGGTACTCACCCGGGCCGGCGGTTGCGTCATCAATGACTGGGCCGACCGCAAGGTCGACGGCCATGTGAAACGCACCGAACAGCGCCCGCTGGTCAGCGGCAGGATCAGCTCGAAAGAGGCCCTGGTGTTCTTCGCGGTGCTGATGGTCATCAGTTTCCTGCTGGTGCTGCTGACCAACTACATGACGATCTGGCTGTCTCTGGGCGGCCTCGCGCTGGCGGCCAGCTACCCGTTCATGAAGCGCTACACCTATTACCCGCAGGTGGTATTGGGCGCGGCGTTCTCGTGGGGCATGCCGATGGCGTTCACCGCCGAGACGGGCAGCCTGCCCGCCGCGGCATGGCTGTTGTACATCGCCAACCTGTTGTGGACGGTGGGATACGACACGTACTACGCGATGACCGATCGCGACGATGACCTGAAAATCGGGGTCAAATCCACCGCGATTCTGTTCGGCGATGCCGACCGGGTGATCATCCTGACCCTGCAGGGCCTGGCACTGGTGTGCCTGTGGCTGGCGGGGATGCGTTTTGAGCTGGGCGGCTGGTTCCACCTGGGCTTGCTGGCGGCGGCCGGGTGTTTTGCCTGGGAGTTCTGGTACACCCGGGACAAGGACCGGCTCAAATGCTTCAAGGCGTTTTTGCACAACCACTGGGCCGGGTTGGCGATTTTTGTCGGGATTGTCGCGGACTACGGATTTCGGTGAGAGGCCAAGCCCCTCACCCTTATCCGGCTCACATCAAGGCTTGGCGACCTTCCACGCCCCGTCCATTTTGCCTTCGCCGGTCATGTCACCGGCCTTCTTGTCCATGATGAAGGTGTAGAGCGGCTTGCCGCTGTAGGCCCACTGGCTTTTCTGGTCGTCACGGGTGATCACGGTCCACTTGCCCATGGGCTTGTCGGTGGATTCGGCCATCAACGGCGGCCAGTTGGTGGCGCACTTGTCGTTGCACATGGATTTGCCATCAGCGTCCTTGGCAAAGGTGTAGAGGGTCATGCCGTTGTGGTCCACCAGCATCCCGTCCTTGGTCATCGCCGGGTCTGCCGCAAACGCCAGTGTCGGCAGCGTTAACGCGGCCGTTACCAGCAGGGCTTTCCAGGAAAAAGTACTGTGAGTCATGGGAACCTTCCTTTTGTGGTTGTCAGGATTCGGACCCAAAGCGTAGTCCAGAGAGGCAAGGATTGCCCAGGCGACTAAATTACTGTCACACGACTGCAATAATTCCGTTATCTAATGCGGCGCAAGACAGTTAAATGACAAGAGGATTTAGCATGGTTGGCAGGAGCATTCTGATCGTTGACGACGAAGCGCCCATTCGCGAGATGATCGCCGTTGCGTTGGAAATGGCCGGCTATGACTGCCTGGAGGCGGAGAACTCCCAGCAGGCCCATGCCATTATCGTCGACCGCAAGCCGGACCTGATCCTGCTGGACTGGATGCTGCCCGGCACCTCCGGCATCGAACTGGCCCGCCGCCTCAAGCGTGACGAGCTGACCGGGGATATCCCGATCATCATGCTCACCGCCAAGGGCGAAGAGGACAACAAGATCCAGGGCCTGGAAGTCGGCGCCGATGACTACATCACCAAGCCTTTTTCCCCACGGGAACTGGTCGCCCGTCTGAAAGCCGTTCTGCGCCGTGCCGGCCCCACCGATGGTGAAGCGCCTATCGAAGTCGACGGCCTGATCCTTGACCCGATCAGCCACCGCGTGACCATCGACGGCAAACCCGCCGAGATGGGCCCTACCGAATACCGCCTGCTGCAATTCTTCATGACCCACCAGGAGCGCGCCTACACCCGCGGCCAACTGCTGGACCAGGTCTGGGGCGGCAATGTGTATGTGGAAGAGCGCACCGTCGACGTGCATATCCGTCGCCTGCGCAAAGCCTTGGGCGACGCTTACGAGAATCTGGTACAAACCGTGCGCGGCACCGGCTACCGGTTTTCCACCAAAGGCTGAGCCAGCCCGAACTGCCCAGACAGCTGAAAGGACGCGTGTTTAAGTGAACCAAAACTGGCATGGCACCCTGATCCGCCACATGCTCCTGTTGATCACCGGCTGCCTGCTGGTGGGCCTGGTCAGCGGCTATTACGGCTGGAGCCTGGCCGTCGGCCTGGGCCTTTACCTGGGCTGGACCCTCAAGCAACTGCTGCGCCTGCACGAATGGCTGCGCCAGCACAAACCCGACGAAGCACCACCCGACGGCTACGGCCTGTGGGGCGAGGTGTTCGACAGCATCTACCACTTGCAACGCCGCGACCAGCGTGTACGCGGGCGCCTGCAAGCGGTGATCGACCGGGTGCAGGAGTCCACCGCCGCACTGAAAGACGCGGTGATCATGCTCGACAGCGACGGCAACCTGGAATGGTGGAACCGCGCCGCAGAGACCTTGCTGGGTCTCAAGACGCCCCAGGACAGCGGCCAGCCGGTGACCAACCTGGTGCGCCACCCGCGTTTCAAGGAGTATTTCGAGCAGGACAACTACGAAGAAGCCCTGGAAATCCCGTCACCGACCAACGACCGCGTGCGTATCCAGCTGTACCTGACGCGCTACGGCAATAACGAACATTTGATGCTGGTGCGCGATGTCACACGCATCCATCAGCTGGAACAGATGCGCAAGGACTTCGTCGCCAACGTCTCCCACGAACTGCGCACACCGCTGACGG from Pseudomonas sp. NC02 encodes:
- a CDS encoding rubredoxin — its product is MKKWQCVVCGLIYDEKDGWPDDGIAPGTLWQDVPEDWLCPDCGVGKMDFEMIEIG
- the phoR gene encoding phosphate regulon sensor histidine kinase PhoR, whose protein sequence is MNQNWHGTLIRHMLLLITGCLLVGLVSGYYGWSLAVGLGLYLGWTLKQLLRLHEWLRQHKPDEAPPDGYGLWGEVFDSIYHLQRRDQRVRGRLQAVIDRVQESTAALKDAVIMLDSDGNLEWWNRAAETLLGLKTPQDSGQPVTNLVRHPRFKEYFEQDNYEEALEIPSPTNDRVRIQLYLTRYGNNEHLMLVRDVTRIHQLEQMRKDFVANVSHELRTPLTVICGYLETLLDNVEDVNPRWTRALQQMQQQGSRMQTLLNDLLLLAKLEATDYPSDNHPVPVQSLLQTIKSDAQALSGQREQQITLEADPSILLKGSEGELRSAFSNLVFNAVKYTQDKGNIRIRWWADDQGAHLSVQDSGMGIDAKHLPRLTERFYRVDSSRNSNTGGTGLGLAIVKHVLLRHRARLEISSVLGHGSTFTCHFPPAQVTHSRVLHQDE
- the ubiA gene encoding 4-hydroxybenzoate octaprenyltransferase; this translates as MYQRLLKSLNHLNPRAWDFIQLTRMDKPIGIYLLLWPTLWALWIAGKGSPSLLNILIFVLGVVLTRAGGCVINDWADRKVDGHVKRTEQRPLVSGRISSKEALVFFAVLMVISFLLVLLTNYMTIWLSLGGLALAASYPFMKRYTYYPQVVLGAAFSWGMPMAFTAETGSLPAAAWLLYIANLLWTVGYDTYYAMTDRDDDLKIGVKSTAILFGDADRVIILTLQGLALVCLWLAGMRFELGGWFHLGLLAAAGCFAWEFWYTRDKDRLKCFKAFLHNHWAGLAIFVGIVADYGFR
- the phoB gene encoding phosphate regulon transcriptional regulator PhoB, whose translation is MVGRSILIVDDEAPIREMIAVALEMAGYDCLEAENSQQAHAIIVDRKPDLILLDWMLPGTSGIELARRLKRDELTGDIPIIMLTAKGEEDNKIQGLEVGADDYITKPFSPRELVARLKAVLRRAGPTDGEAPIEVDGLILDPISHRVTIDGKPAEMGPTEYRLLQFFMTHQERAYTRGQLLDQVWGGNVYVEERTVDVHIRRLRKALGDAYENLVQTVRGTGYRFSTKG
- a CDS encoding NAD(P)/FAD-dependent oxidoreductase; protein product: MNAPVVIVGTGLAGYNLAREFRKLDSETPLLLITADDGRSYSKPMLSTGFGKNKEADGLSMAEPGAMAEQLKAEVRTHTRISGIDPGHKRLWIGEEAVAYRDLILAWGAETVRVPVQGDAAELIFPINDLEDYARFRAAAAGKRRVLLLGAGLIGCEFANDLILGGYEIDLVAPCEQVMPTLLHPAAAAAVQAGLEGLGARFHLGPVLNRLQRTADGLEAHLSDGEVIQCDLVVSAIGLRPRVDLAAAAGLQINRGIMVDRHLKTSHANIYALGDCAEVDGLNLLYVMPLMSCARALAQTLAGNATAVSYGPMPVTVKTPICPLVVSPPPRGTEGVWSVEGQGGDIKALCRDASGRLLGYALTGTAVMEKLALNKELPPLLA
- a CDS encoding chorismate lyase, yielding MPHSNARPDACRWLTQSLLSPLPTPLTLNWLFDEGSLTRRLTRLSDDGFSVTPLFEGWQPLRDDECATLDLPAASIGWVREVYLRGHGKPWVFARSVAARSALQGDGLHMDELGSRSLGELLFCDHAFTRQAIEVCRYPREWLPPADQADHLWARRSRFDRGPLSVLVAEIFLPTLWQAVHDHPERF